The Virgibacillus sp. MSP4-1 genome has a segment encoding these proteins:
- a CDS encoding phage holin family protein, producing MIKNWVLSIVLNAVAILAAAQLFDGMIVTDFVTAILASLILSLLNVIVKPVLVFFTLPITIFSLGLFLFVINAITLMITQAIIGDAFIIEGFGTAILAAIVLSVLNLLLQKLVVDAFKK from the coding sequence ATGATTAAAAACTGGGTGTTATCCATTGTGTTAAATGCTGTCGCTATACTGGCGGCTGCGCAATTATTTGATGGAATGATCGTAACGGATTTTGTTACGGCTATTCTTGCAAGTCTGATCCTGTCTCTGCTAAACGTCATCGTCAAACCTGTTTTAGTTTTCTTCACTCTGCCAATCACGATTTTTTCCCTGGGACTGTTTCTGTTTGTCATTAATGCCATCACACTGATGATCACTCAGGCGATTATCGGGGATGCTTTTATTATCGAAGGTTTTGGAACCGCAATCCTGGCTGCCATTGTATTATCTGTGCTGAATTTATTGCTGCAAAAGCTGGTGGTTGATGCGTTTAAAAAATAA
- a CDS encoding DUF4097 domain-containing protein: MMEQERKRILKLIEEGKLSADEADELLQALDDAEQAKEKDESSKAQFPSTVVHEDQENQHQEKSEPSRQASTKEKIFDFIDATVEKIKKADFDFNFGPHKQVSHIFQYQDTSVSSFEIDVENGGIEVKSWDEKDIRVECKAKVYKADDDKQAKEKLLKELSVDIDNGKLKVNLDAKRIKADFRIWIPEHMYDASSIKVFNGSVNLQDMKIPNLKVKTSNGKIELKNMTGEKWEVESVNSNIRLENVKGNQCEMETLNGSIFVDGEWEEVESQVINGSIKGFLRGETAKSGYFKSTTGSISLFVPADQSVDGELSSSVGNVQCYLPGHAMLKSEKEVLKKSMHFQTNGHEPVLYLEAESKTGTVKVSPLD, encoded by the coding sequence ATGATGGAACAGGAGCGAAAACGGATTTTAAAGCTGATTGAAGAAGGGAAGCTGTCCGCAGATGAAGCAGATGAGCTTCTGCAGGCACTGGATGATGCTGAACAGGCAAAGGAAAAGGATGAAAGCAGTAAAGCCCAGTTTCCTTCAACTGTTGTTCATGAGGATCAGGAAAATCAGCACCAGGAGAAGAGTGAACCATCCAGGCAAGCCTCGACGAAAGAGAAGATTTTTGACTTTATTGATGCCACCGTTGAAAAAATAAAAAAGGCAGATTTTGATTTTAACTTTGGGCCTCATAAGCAGGTTTCGCACATTTTTCAGTACCAGGATACCTCTGTTTCATCATTCGAAATAGATGTTGAAAACGGAGGCATAGAGGTTAAGTCGTGGGATGAGAAGGATATTCGAGTGGAATGTAAGGCCAAAGTGTACAAAGCAGACGATGATAAACAGGCGAAGGAAAAGCTGTTGAAGGAACTGTCCGTGGATATCGATAATGGGAAATTGAAGGTTAACCTTGATGCGAAAAGAATAAAAGCGGATTTTCGTATTTGGATTCCGGAGCATATGTATGACGCATCTTCCATAAAAGTCTTTAATGGTTCCGTTAACCTTCAGGATATGAAGATTCCGAACCTGAAAGTGAAAACGTCCAACGGGAAAATTGAATTAAAAAATATGACAGGTGAAAAGTGGGAAGTGGAATCGGTCAACAGCAACATCCGTCTTGAAAATGTGAAAGGGAATCAATGTGAAATGGAAACCTTAAATGGATCGATTTTTGTGGATGGTGAATGGGAGGAAGTTGAGTCCCAGGTGATTAATGGCAGTATTAAAGGCTTTTTACGAGGAGAAACAGCGAAAAGTGGATACTTTAAGTCGACCACAGGCTCCATATCCTTGTTTGTCCCTGCCGATCAATCCGTGGATGGAGAGCTCTCATCCAGTGTCGGAAACGTTCAATGCTATTTGCCGGGACACGCGATGCTTAAGAGTGAGAAGGAAGTACTGAAGAAATCCATGCATTTTCAGACCAATGGACACGAACCTGTACTGTATTTAGAAGCCGAATCCAAAACGGGTACAGTGAAGGTAAGTCCGCTTGATTAA
- the bshB2 gene encoding bacillithiol biosynthesis deacetylase BshB2, with translation MHKHVVVIYPHPDDESFGSSGTMTQFRKEGVPVTYLCGTLGEMGRNMGNPFFANRETLPDIRKKELLDACEILDVDVKMLGYRDKTVEFESRDEMAEHLKSYLDEMKPSLVITHYPGEAVHPDHDAMGAAAIEAVKRMNPEERPDVWAQAITNRRYEKLGRPQIVNNVADEFDIKLSAIQAHRSQFEGMFQKMKQSPDFKGQYEDVLERFKQEEFYKWSFDH, from the coding sequence GTGCATAAACATGTGGTCGTTATTTATCCGCATCCGGATGATGAGTCATTTGGAAGCTCAGGAACCATGACACAATTTCGGAAAGAAGGGGTTCCGGTCACTTATCTGTGTGGAACGCTTGGAGAAATGGGCAGAAATATGGGGAATCCCTTTTTCGCAAATCGGGAAACTCTCCCTGATATACGTAAAAAGGAGCTGCTTGATGCCTGTGAAATTCTGGATGTTGATGTAAAAATGCTGGGATATCGGGACAAAACGGTTGAATTTGAATCAAGGGATGAAATGGCCGAGCATCTGAAGAGTTACTTAGATGAAATGAAGCCTTCCCTTGTGATTACCCATTATCCCGGAGAAGCGGTCCATCCTGATCATGATGCCATGGGTGCCGCAGCAATTGAAGCTGTAAAGCGGATGAATCCTGAGGAGCGTCCGGATGTCTGGGCTCAGGCAATTACCAACCGACGCTATGAAAAGCTAGGCCGTCCGCAAATTGTAAACAATGTCGCGGATGAATTTGATATCAAACTGTCGGCCATTCAGGCGCACCGCTCCCAGTTTGAAGGCATGTTCCAGAAAATGAAGCAAAGCCCTGACTTTAAAGGGCAATATGAGGATGTATTAGAACGATTTAAGCAGGAGGAATTTTATAAATGGTCATTTGATCACTAA
- a CDS encoding YojF family protein, producing the protein MKAIEMGEVQKALEQYAEQDVYIHVETTNGAYAKHFDRNAHNVGAYVRNAQVQYTQAKIVDAEDAFRVGLKMEKGWIYAEGLTDWEWNEKGELLLAGHDAEGRLMVALQISKNPFRY; encoded by the coding sequence ATGAAAGCAATAGAAATGGGAGAAGTCCAAAAAGCATTGGAACAGTATGCTGAACAGGATGTCTATATCCATGTGGAAACCACCAATGGGGCGTACGCCAAGCATTTTGACCGTAACGCCCATAACGTTGGTGCTTATGTCAGGAATGCACAGGTTCAATATACACAGGCCAAAATCGTGGATGCAGAGGATGCATTCCGTGTCGGGCTGAAGATGGAAAAGGGCTGGATTTACGCAGAAGGCCTTACGGATTGGGAATGGAATGAAAAGGGAGAATTGCTGCTGGCAGGCCACGACGCAGAAGGCCGGTTAATGGTGGCCCTTCAGATTAGCAAAAATCCATTTCGGTATTAA
- the uvrA gene encoding excinuclease ABC subunit UvrA translates to MAMKSIKVQGARAHNLKDIDVDIPKNKLVVMTGLSGSGKSSLAFDTIYAEGQRRYVESLSAYARQFLGQMDKPDVDAIEGLSPAISIDQKTTSRNPRSTVGTVTEIYDYLRLLYARVGQPYCPEHGIEITSQTVEQMVDRIMEYPERTKMQILAPVVSGRKGEHEQVIENLQKEGFVRIRVDGEMYEVTDELNLDKNKKHSIEVVIDRVIVKEGAESRLSDSVETALKHGDGKVIIDIIGDEELLFSEKHACPVCGFSIDELEPRMFSFNSPFGACPTCDGLGTNLEVDVDLVIPDRNLSLNEHAIAPWEPTRYQYYPQLLKSVCEHYDIPMDVPIKDIPEDQMNKILYGSGKERIHFHYTNDRGHVRDNHVYFEGVIRNVERRYRESTSDWVREQMEKYMVHKSCPTCHGYRLSEEALSVKIDGKHISFVTDYSISEAREFFQALRLSEKDQQIAHMILKEICDRLTFLQNVGLEYLTLSRSAGTLSGGEAQRIRLATQIGSALTGVLYVLDEPSIGLHQRDNNRLISTLQQMRDLDNTLIVVEHDEDTMLAADYIVDIGPGAGSHGGELVASGTPKQVMKRRGSLTGQYLSGKKFIPLPNERRTPDGRYIEIKGAVENNLKNVDVQIPLGILNVVTGVSGSGKSSLINEILYKSLSQQLYKSKVKPGQFEEINGLEHLDKVIDIDQSPIGRTPRSNPATYTGVFDDIRDVFSQTNEAKIRGYKKGRFSFNVKGGRCEACHGDGIIKIEMHFLPDVYVPCEVCHGKRYNRETLEVKYKGKTIADVLEMRVEEALDFFENIPKIKRKIQTIADVGLGYIKLGQPATTLSGGEAQRMKLASELHRRSNGKTLYILDEPTTGLHVHDIKRLLTVLQRLVANGDTVLIIEHNLDVIKTADYLIDLGPEGGEGGGSIVAAGTPEEVADQEDVSYTGTYLKPILERDRKRMEDMVKEKATS, encoded by the coding sequence ATGGCCATGAAGTCAATAAAGGTACAAGGGGCAAGAGCCCATAATTTAAAGGATATAGATGTAGACATACCTAAGAATAAGCTTGTTGTGATGACCGGTCTTTCCGGGTCGGGAAAATCCTCTTTGGCCTTTGATACGATTTATGCAGAAGGGCAGAGAAGATATGTAGAGTCTCTATCAGCCTATGCGAGGCAATTTTTAGGGCAGATGGATAAGCCTGATGTGGATGCGATTGAGGGTCTTTCACCAGCCATATCCATTGATCAGAAAACGACCAGTCGAAATCCCCGCTCAACCGTAGGAACCGTAACTGAAATTTATGATTATTTACGTTTGCTTTATGCCCGAGTAGGACAACCGTATTGTCCTGAGCACGGGATTGAGATTACCTCACAGACCGTAGAGCAAATGGTGGACCGGATTATGGAGTATCCGGAGAGGACAAAGATGCAGATATTAGCACCTGTCGTTTCCGGCCGAAAAGGAGAACATGAACAGGTCATTGAAAATCTGCAAAAGGAAGGCTTCGTTCGGATTCGTGTAGACGGGGAAATGTACGAGGTCACAGATGAACTGAACCTTGATAAAAATAAAAAGCATTCCATTGAGGTGGTGATTGACCGCGTCATTGTAAAGGAAGGGGCCGAATCCCGTCTGAGTGACTCGGTGGAAACCGCTCTGAAACATGGGGATGGAAAGGTTATCATTGATATCATTGGCGATGAGGAACTGCTGTTCAGCGAGAAGCATGCCTGTCCTGTTTGCGGTTTTTCTATTGACGAGCTGGAGCCGCGGATGTTTTCTTTTAATAGTCCCTTTGGTGCCTGCCCAACCTGTGACGGGCTGGGGACGAATCTGGAGGTAGATGTAGACCTGGTGATTCCGGACAGGAACCTTTCTCTAAATGAACATGCCATTGCCCCATGGGAGCCAACAAGATATCAATATTACCCGCAGCTCCTGAAAAGTGTATGTGAGCACTATGATATTCCGATGGATGTGCCAATAAAGGATATTCCGGAAGATCAAATGAATAAGATTTTATATGGAAGCGGCAAAGAACGTATCCATTTCCACTATACGAATGACCGTGGGCACGTCCGGGATAATCATGTTTATTTTGAGGGTGTCATCCGGAATGTGGAAAGACGCTACAGAGAGTCCACATCCGATTGGGTCAGGGAACAAATGGAAAAATATATGGTTCATAAATCCTGTCCAACCTGTCATGGGTATCGTCTCAGCGAAGAGGCCTTATCTGTTAAAATCGACGGAAAGCATATCAGTTTTGTCACGGATTATTCGATTTCAGAAGCCCGTGAATTTTTCCAGGCCCTCCGTTTATCCGAAAAGGACCAGCAGATTGCTCATATGATTTTAAAGGAAATTTGCGATCGTCTCACCTTTTTACAAAATGTCGGTCTGGAGTATCTGACCTTATCCCGTTCTGCAGGCACGCTCTCAGGAGGGGAAGCCCAGCGGATCCGGCTTGCGACTCAAATCGGTTCGGCATTAACCGGTGTGCTGTATGTACTGGACGAACCATCCATAGGCTTGCATCAGCGGGATAATAACCGGTTGATTTCCACGCTGCAGCAGATGCGTGATTTGGATAATACGTTAATTGTCGTCGAGCATGATGAAGACACGATGCTGGCTGCGGATTATATTGTGGACATCGGTCCTGGGGCAGGTTCTCATGGCGGGGAGCTTGTCGCCAGCGGTACACCGAAGCAGGTTATGAAAAGACGGGGATCATTAACCGGGCAGTATTTATCCGGCAAAAAGTTCATTCCGCTTCCGAATGAACGGCGAACTCCGGACGGCCGTTATATTGAGATTAAAGGTGCCGTGGAAAACAATTTAAAAAATGTGGACGTTCAAATACCGCTTGGGATTCTGAATGTCGTGACCGGTGTTTCCGGATCAGGGAAAAGCTCGCTGATCAATGAAATTTTATATAAATCCCTTTCCCAGCAGCTGTATAAAAGTAAGGTGAAGCCGGGTCAATTTGAAGAAATCAACGGTCTGGAACATCTGGATAAAGTCATTGATATTGACCAGTCTCCAATTGGACGTACGCCCCGCTCCAATCCGGCTACGTATACAGGCGTCTTCGATGATATTCGCGACGTTTTTTCCCAGACCAATGAGGCGAAAATCCGCGGGTATAAAAAAGGACGCTTCAGCTTTAATGTCAAAGGTGGTCGCTGTGAAGCCTGCCATGGAGACGGAATAATAAAAATAGAAATGCACTTCTTACCGGATGTGTATGTGCCGTGTGAGGTTTGTCACGGCAAGCGCTACAATCGTGAAACTCTTGAAGTTAAATATAAAGGAAAAACGATTGCTGATGTGTTAGAGATGCGTGTAGAGGAAGCGCTCGACTTTTTCGAAAACATTCCGAAAATCAAGCGGAAGATTCAGACGATTGCCGATGTCGGACTGGGCTATATCAAGCTTGGACAGCCGGCAACCACATTATCCGGCGGAGAGGCTCAGCGTATGAAGCTGGCCAGTGAGCTTCATCGTCGTTCCAATGGGAAAACCCTCTACATTCTGGATGAGCCTACAACCGGATTACATGTTCATGATATTAAACGATTGCTGACGGTTCTCCAGCGTCTGGTGGCGAATGGAGATACCGTATTAATTATTGAGCATAATTTGGATGTCATAAAGACTGCCGATTATTTAATCGATTTAGGTCCTGAAGGTGGAGAAGGTGGCGGAAGCATTGTCGCTGCCGGAACACCAGAGGAGGTTGCTGACCAGGAGGATGTTTCCTATACCGGAACCTATTTAAAACCCATACTGGAGCGTGATCGCAAGCGTATGGAGGATATGGTGAAGGAAAAGGCCACTTCATAG
- the uvrB gene encoding excinuclease ABC subunit UvrB, with product MDTQFQLESKYSPQGDQPTAIKELVDGIQKGTKNQTLLGATGTGKTFTVSNVIKEVNKPTLVIAHNKTLAGQLYSEFKEYFPNNAVEYFVSYYDYYQPEAYVPQTDTFIEKDASINDEIDKLRHSATSALFERRDVIIVSSVSCIYGLGSPEEYGEMVVSLRIGMEKDRDALLRDLVDIQYARNDIDFQRGTFRVRGDSVEIIPASREEHCLRVEFFGDEIDRIREVDALTGEIIGDREHVAIFPASHFVTREEKMKRAIANIEKELEERLSELRANNKLLEAQRLEQRTNYDLEMMREMGFCSGIENYSRHLTFREPGATPYTLLDYFPDDFLLVVDESHVTLPQVRGMFNGDRARKQTLVDHGFRLPSALDNRPLKFEEFEKHINQSIFVSATPGPYELEHTPKMTEQIIRPTGLLDPEIDVRPIKGQIDDLIGEVKQRSEQNERVLVTTLTIKMAEDLTDYLKDVGFKVAYLHSEIKTLERIEVIRDLRLGKYDVLVGINLLREGLDIPEVSLVAILDADKEGFLRSQRSLIQTTGRAARNAQGKVIMYADKMTDSMQIAIDETYRRREKQISYNEEHGIVPQTIQKDIHDVIKATTAAEEEEKEDKVQSLTNLSKEEKQKTIEQMEKEMKQAAKDLDFERAAELRDIILELKAEG from the coding sequence TTGGATACGCAATTTCAGTTGGAATCAAAATACAGCCCACAGGGGGACCAGCCCACTGCTATTAAAGAGCTGGTGGATGGAATTCAGAAAGGCACGAAGAATCAGACACTGCTTGGTGCTACGGGGACAGGGAAGACGTTTACCGTATCGAACGTGATTAAGGAAGTGAATAAGCCTACCCTTGTGATTGCCCATAATAAAACATTGGCAGGCCAGCTCTACAGTGAGTTTAAGGAGTATTTTCCCAACAACGCTGTGGAATACTTTGTGAGCTATTATGATTATTATCAGCCTGAGGCCTATGTGCCGCAGACGGATACGTTCATTGAAAAAGATGCAAGCATTAATGATGAGATTGATAAATTGCGGCACTCGGCGACATCCGCCTTATTTGAGCGTCGGGATGTGATTATTGTATCGAGCGTTTCCTGTATTTATGGCTTAGGTTCCCCGGAGGAATATGGGGAAATGGTCGTTTCCTTGCGTATAGGTATGGAAAAAGATCGGGATGCACTGCTTCGTGATCTCGTGGATATTCAGTATGCGCGTAATGATATTGATTTCCAGCGGGGGACCTTCCGTGTGCGTGGGGACTCGGTTGAAATTATTCCGGCCTCCCGTGAAGAACACTGCCTGAGGGTGGAATTTTTCGGTGATGAAATTGATCGGATACGGGAAGTGGATGCTTTAACCGGTGAAATTATTGGAGACCGTGAGCATGTGGCGATATTCCCGGCTTCCCACTTCGTCACCCGGGAAGAGAAAATGAAGCGTGCGATTGCAAATATTGAGAAGGAGCTGGAGGAGCGCTTATCCGAACTTAGAGCCAATAACAAACTGCTTGAAGCTCAGCGGTTAGAGCAGCGGACCAACTATGACCTGGAAATGATGAGGGAAATGGGCTTCTGTTCCGGAATTGAAAACTACTCCCGGCATTTGACCTTCCGTGAACCAGGAGCAACGCCTTATACATTGCTTGATTACTTCCCGGATGACTTTCTGCTGGTTGTGGATGAATCCCACGTAACTCTTCCTCAGGTACGGGGAATGTTTAATGGGGACAGAGCCCGAAAGCAGACGCTGGTTGATCACGGTTTCCGGCTGCCATCCGCTTTGGACAACCGTCCGTTAAAATTTGAGGAGTTTGAAAAGCATATTAACCAGTCGATTTTTGTATCCGCAACACCAGGTCCGTATGAGCTTGAGCATACTCCGAAAATGACCGAGCAGATTATCCGTCCAACCGGCTTACTGGATCCGGAAATTGATGTCCGTCCAATTAAAGGACAGATTGATGACTTAATCGGTGAAGTGAAGCAACGTTCGGAGCAGAATGAACGTGTGCTTGTCACAACACTAACAATTAAAATGGCTGAAGATCTGACTGACTACTTAAAGGATGTTGGATTTAAAGTTGCCTATCTCCATTCTGAGATTAAAACCCTTGAACGGATTGAAGTGATTCGGGATTTACGTCTCGGAAAATATGACGTACTGGTTGGTATTAACCTGCTCAGAGAAGGACTGGACATTCCTGAGGTATCCCTGGTAGCCATTCTTGATGCAGATAAGGAAGGATTCCTGAGGTCACAGCGCTCCCTTATTCAGACAACAGGACGTGCTGCCCGGAATGCACAGGGTAAAGTCATTATGTATGCCGATAAAATGACCGATTCCATGCAGATTGCCATCGATGAAACCTATCGGCGCAGGGAAAAGCAGATTTCCTATAATGAAGAGCATGGAATTGTGCCACAGACGATTCAAAAGGATATCCATGATGTCATCAAGGCAACAACAGCCGCAGAAGAAGAGGAAAAAGAGGATAAGGTGCAGTCGCTGACAAACTTATCGAAAGAAGAAAAGCAGAAGACCATCGAACAGATGGAGAAGGAAATGAAGCAGGCTGCGAAAGATCTCGACTTCGAACGGGCAGCAGAATTACGAGATATTATCTTGGAGTTAAAGGCGGAAGGATGA